Proteins encoded by one window of uncultured Draconibacterium sp.:
- a CDS encoding cupin domain-containing protein, with the protein MTSKQLISKNNPWEDVGGGVSRQIMGWDNQILMVNVKLEMGAIGAGHTHFNTQTTYCVTGRFEFTIDGEKVIVESGDGLYVPPNILHGAIALEPGVLIDVFSPVREDFL; encoded by the coding sequence ATGACCAGCAAACAACTAATCAGTAAAAACAATCCTTGGGAGGATGTTGGTGGCGGCGTTTCACGTCAAATTATGGGCTGGGACAACCAGATTTTGATGGTGAACGTAAAATTAGAAATGGGAGCCATTGGTGCTGGGCATACACATTTTAATACACAAACTACTTATTGTGTTACTGGCAGGTTTGAATTTACGATAGATGGTGAGAAAGTAATAGTGGAATCCGGCGACGGTTTGTATGTTCCTCCGAACATATTACACGGTGCAATTGCTCTGGAACCTGGAGTTTTGATTGATGTTTTTAGTCCAGTAAGAGAAGACTTTTTGTGA